From Pseudomonas sp. stari2, a single genomic window includes:
- a CDS encoding glycosyltransferase family 39 protein, with product MEARRETPLGDTQDPFAAPNAGVRRLLRWVRQQWLIPILLLATVVRFYDLTAAAIWGDEGSSLLLARYTLGGIWEHAAFDVHPPLYFMLLHGWIGLFGEGILSIRSLSALAGIATVGLGVCLVDCLATRRAAIIAGVLLALLPTAVRYSQEVRMYSLLGLLLVGTTLALICWVRRPQRRRYLVIYALLMSAALYTHYFAVLAALSHWLYLGLIRLLPGYRLRHIQRKDWWLANLAIVALYLPWLPNLLDLTQHMEELKVGGDVGWEDPVTLSSLPSMIWLWLIQNEGDHLPLLLFCGMPLAMLALAGVAVARDRSVNHGSVLLALYTGVPLFLVFAVSFISPVFIERYLTAYALGLPMLAALAIDRLYSRVRVLALAVLVAFVGIEMVGVNNNATVDPNDQFNVMVDHVNHHFVSGDRIVTSDMLWYLSYVYYNRTDAQIRLYTPPAADGRSTRPNHYGFGTLVSDEVYLDRLADLPKDSSRVWLIGDLDPEIADPFLPLPKTWQLRDQSNAGGAKARLFVLEKDDRTNRE from the coding sequence ATGGAAGCGCGTCGCGAGACTCCGCTGGGGGATACCCAGGACCCGTTTGCCGCACCGAATGCCGGTGTCCGGCGTCTGCTGCGCTGGGTTCGCCAGCAGTGGCTGATACCGATTTTGCTGTTGGCGACCGTCGTGCGGTTTTATGACCTGACCGCCGCCGCGATCTGGGGCGACGAAGGCTCCAGCCTGCTGCTGGCGCGCTATACGCTGGGCGGTATCTGGGAGCATGCAGCGTTCGATGTGCATCCGCCGTTGTACTTCATGCTGCTGCACGGCTGGATCGGACTGTTTGGCGAAGGGATCCTGTCGATCCGCAGCCTCAGTGCCCTGGCCGGCATCGCCACGGTCGGCCTGGGCGTGTGTCTGGTCGATTGTCTGGCGACCCGTCGCGCCGCGATCATCGCCGGGGTGTTGCTGGCGCTGCTGCCGACGGCGGTGCGCTACAGCCAGGAAGTGCGCATGTACTCGCTGCTCGGCCTGTTGCTGGTCGGCACCACCCTGGCGTTGATCTGCTGGGTCAGACGCCCGCAGCGCCGACGGTATCTGGTGATCTATGCGCTGCTGATGAGCGCCGCGTTGTATACCCACTACTTCGCGGTGCTGGCGGCGCTGAGCCATTGGCTGTACCTGGGGCTGATCCGCCTGCTGCCGGGGTATCGCCTGCGGCATATCCAGCGCAAGGACTGGTGGCTGGCCAATCTGGCGATTGTCGCGCTTTACCTGCCGTGGCTGCCGAACCTGCTCGATCTGACGCAACACATGGAAGAACTCAAGGTCGGTGGCGATGTCGGTTGGGAAGACCCGGTGACCCTGTCCTCGTTGCCGTCGATGATCTGGCTGTGGCTGATCCAGAACGAGGGCGATCATCTTCCGCTGCTGCTGTTCTGCGGCATGCCCCTGGCCATGCTGGCGCTGGCGGGCGTGGCCGTCGCCCGCGACCGCAGCGTGAACCATGGCAGCGTGTTGCTGGCGCTCTATACCGGAGTGCCGTTGTTTCTGGTGTTCGCGGTGTCGTTCATCAGCCCGGTGTTCATCGAGCGCTATCTGACGGCTTATGCATTGGGCCTGCCGATGCTGGCGGCGCTGGCCATCGACCGCCTGTACAGCCGCGTTCGTGTGTTGGCGCTGGCGGTGCTGGTGGCGTTTGTCGGAATCGAAATGGTCGGGGTGAACAACAACGCCACGGTCGATCCGAATGACCAGTTCAACGTGATGGTCGATCACGTCAACCACCACTTCGTCAGCGGCGACCGGATCGTCACCAGCGACATGCTCTGGTACCTGAGTTACGTCTACTACAACCGTACCGATGCGCAAATCCGGTTGTATACGCCGCCTGCCGCCGACGGGCGCTCGACGCGTCCGAACCACTACGGCTTCGGCACACTGGTGTCCGATGAGGTTTATCTGGATCGTCTCGCGGATCTGCCGAAGGACAGTTCCCGGGTCTGGTTGATCGGTGACCTGGACCCGGAAATTGCGGACCCGTTCCTGCCTCTGCCCAAGACCTGGCAACTGCGTGATCAGTCCAACGCTGGCGGGGCGAAAGCGCGACTTTTCGTTCTGGAAAAGGACGATCGTACCAACAGGGAATGA
- a CDS encoding sulfotransferase produces the protein MKGLQQFHFISGLPRSGSTLLSAILLQNPRFHAGMTSPVGALFSGVLEQCSAGSEFGAVIDTDMRRRLLRGLFDSYYADKADKPVVFDTNRQWSSRLPAISDLFPKAKVIACVRNVAWVMDSLERLYRANPYENTKLFGDAVERNTVYSRCETLAQRNRLVGFAWAALKEAYYGEHADSLLIVDYDLLTQAPERVLRLVYDFIGEPWFEHDFEHLAYDAPEFDQALGVAGLHKVKPKVALQSRRTILPPDLFKQYADLSFWLDGSASAANVIRMKSDAAIS, from the coding sequence GTGAAGGGATTGCAGCAGTTCCACTTTATCTCCGGCTTGCCGCGCTCGGGCTCGACCCTCCTTTCTGCGATCCTTTTGCAGAATCCGCGCTTCCATGCCGGCATGACCAGCCCGGTTGGCGCACTGTTTTCCGGTGTCCTTGAACAATGCAGCGCCGGCAGCGAATTCGGCGCGGTGATCGACACCGACATGCGCCGTCGCCTGTTGCGCGGCCTGTTCGATTCCTACTACGCCGACAAGGCCGACAAACCGGTGGTGTTCGACACCAACCGGCAGTGGAGCTCGCGCCTGCCGGCCATCAGCGATCTGTTCCCCAAAGCCAAAGTCATCGCTTGCGTGCGCAACGTCGCCTGGGTGATGGACAGCCTGGAGCGGCTCTACCGCGCCAACCCCTACGAAAACACCAAGCTCTTCGGCGATGCCGTCGAGCGCAACACCGTCTACAGCCGCTGCGAGACCCTGGCCCAGCGCAACCGCCTGGTGGGTTTTGCCTGGGCGGCGCTCAAGGAAGCCTATTACGGCGAGCACGCCGATTCGCTGCTGATCGTCGATTACGACCTGTTGACCCAGGCCCCGGAGCGCGTGCTGCGGCTGGTCTACGACTTCATCGGCGAGCCGTGGTTCGAGCACGATTTCGAGCACCTGGCCTATGACGCGCCGGAGTTCGACCAGGCCCTGGGCGTGGCCGGCCTGCACAAGGTAAAACCCAAGGTCGCCCTGCAGTCCCGGCGCACGATTCTGCCGCCGGATCTGTTCAAGCAATACGCCGATCTGTCCTTTTGGCTCGATGGCTCAGCCAGCGCTGCCAATGTGATTCGTATGAAGTCCGACGCCGCGATCAGTTGA
- a CDS encoding DUF4123 domain-containing protein, with the protein MSDALVRRWLIEQHRAGCLLCLVLDSQNERDMRQRWLKSSRYEQYASVYGETAVAELADTGPFLFTFDQPDDRRLDALLDRPDSHWGWLASLGKGELKAWVRHWQERLIIGARPHQALYRFHDNRVLDRALEHLPVEALPAYLGPAISVCHWQGSHWQMTDNPAPGSYPVPDTPPWLQLPMPDEQSMEIRLANAHRFLLAGHVQAYSALACVRDPQIWLRERLTQAEAWSWLAPERLEFLLIHSLQTPNLAPHWQARPDETPDEHFDRVYQLSKHWNGKTPS; encoded by the coding sequence ATGAGCGACGCCCTTGTACGACGCTGGCTGATCGAACAGCACCGTGCCGGTTGCCTCCTGTGCCTGGTTCTCGACTCGCAGAACGAGCGCGACATGCGCCAGCGTTGGCTGAAGAGCAGCCGTTACGAGCAATACGCCAGCGTCTACGGCGAAACCGCAGTTGCCGAACTGGCCGACACCGGCCCGTTCCTCTTCACCTTCGACCAGCCCGACGACCGCCGTCTCGACGCCCTGCTCGACAGGCCGGACAGCCACTGGGGATGGTTGGCCAGCCTGGGCAAAGGCGAGTTGAAGGCCTGGGTCCGGCACTGGCAGGAGCGGCTGATCATCGGCGCCCGTCCGCATCAGGCGCTGTACCGCTTTCACGACAACCGGGTGCTGGACCGGGCGCTGGAGCATCTGCCGGTCGAGGCTTTGCCGGCGTATCTCGGGCCGGCGATCAGCGTTTGCCATTGGCAGGGCTCGCACTGGCAGATGACCGACAACCCTGCGCCGGGCAGCTACCCCGTGCCGGACACGCCGCCGTGGCTGCAACTGCCGATGCCTGACGAACAATCCATGGAAATTCGCCTGGCAAATGCCCACCGCTTTCTGCTGGCCGGGCATGTGCAGGCTTATTCCGCGCTGGCGTGTGTTCGGGATCCGCAAATCTGGCTCCGTGAACGACTGACCCAGGCCGAAGCCTGGAGCTGGCTGGCACCGGAGCGGCTGGAGTTTCTGCTGATCCACAGCCTGCAAACGCCGAATCTCGCGCCCCATTGGCAAGCCCGACCGGACGAAACACCGGATGAACACTTTGATCGGGTTTACCAGCTCTCGAAGCACTGGAACGGGAAGACGCCCTCATGA
- a CDS encoding phage tail protein — translation MEVFMGTIQPFAFNFAPSGWALCNGQILSIAQYNALFALLGTYYGGNGTTNFQLPNLQGRVPMAQGNGLGLTPRVIGQVAGTESVTATIANMPNHTHAMTGLTANTALSLAVPASNPATVPTATNSYIGASGGGPGSANIYSDAQGATPVPLKGVTTTVTGDISSTGGSQPLGIMNPFLVLNFSVALNGLFPSRN, via the coding sequence ATGGAAGTCTTTATGGGTACGATTCAACCGTTCGCCTTCAACTTCGCTCCCAGTGGCTGGGCCCTGTGTAATGGACAGATCCTTTCCATTGCGCAATACAACGCGCTCTTCGCGTTGCTGGGCACTTACTACGGCGGCAACGGCACGACCAATTTTCAGTTGCCCAACCTGCAGGGCCGCGTGCCAATGGCCCAGGGCAACGGCCTCGGCCTGACGCCGCGCGTCATCGGTCAGGTGGCCGGTACGGAAAGCGTCACCGCCACCATTGCCAACATGCCCAACCACACCCACGCGATGACCGGTCTCACCGCCAACACGGCCTTGTCGCTGGCGGTACCCGCCAGCAATCCGGCGACCGTACCGACTGCAACCAATTCCTACATCGGTGCCTCGGGCGGCGGCCCCGGCTCGGCGAACATCTATTCCGACGCCCAGGGCGCCACGCCGGTGCCACTCAAAGGTGTGACCACCACCGTCACCGGCGACATTTCCTCCACCGGCGGCAGCCAGCCGCTGGGCATCATGAACCCCTTCCTGGTCCTCAACTTCAGCGTTGCCCTGAACGGTCTCTTTCCGTCGCGCAACTGA
- a CDS encoding type VI secretion system tip protein VgrG: MFNANARFRLTTDDFKHDFQVLSFSGSEAISEPFAFKVELVGTRPDADLPGLMHQQAFLAFDDHGHGIHGQIQHIGRGNIGERLTRYSLTLAPCLANLRHRVNQRIFQNLSVARIIAQILEEHGIHADRYRFQLGHPLPDREYCVQYNESDLHFIQRLCQEDGLHYHFRHSRDRHLLVFGDDQTVFPRLSRPTRFKPHNAMVADRPVIQRFDYRLETRPNHASSRAYDFKKARMLLEADARNPDRHLQPDPGVYEYPGRYLDREHGKQLARRVLEGHRADGCLGEGDSNEPALLSGHFLSLAEHPDPALNDLWLLTEIRHEGKQPQVLEETADHASADPEKDFTQGYRNHFTATPWEAIHRPPLRYRKPHIGSTQTAVVTGPEGEDIHCDPYGRVKVQFFWDREGRHNDKSSCWLRVASGWAGNAHGSVIVPRVGMEVMVTFLHGDPDRPVISGCLNNSANPVPYELPTHKTRSVFRSRSSPDSTGFNELMIEDRAGQEQIYLRAQRDLRQKVEHDSQLDIGNQRRETIRGNSFSALHAEEHRIVTGHRKTHLKASDYLHVGDSSHTRVGQSLTTETVGQLCLSAGEHLVLEAGKSISLKVGGEHFVLDHSGLFGSSDLLIGGVPATFLRAPLLQPDGIEDLSAPAPLPPLVAPSQQALMAASKTLGADFCPICEACCTGACPIPEAAA, encoded by the coding sequence ATGTTCAATGCCAACGCACGCTTTCGCCTTACGACCGACGACTTTAAACACGATTTTCAAGTGCTGTCCTTCAGTGGCAGCGAAGCCATCAGCGAGCCGTTTGCCTTCAAAGTCGAGTTGGTCGGCACCAGACCGGATGCCGATCTTCCAGGCCTGATGCACCAACAGGCCTTTCTTGCCTTCGATGACCACGGCCACGGCATACACGGACAGATCCAGCACATCGGCCGCGGCAATATCGGCGAACGGTTGACACGATACAGCCTGACCCTCGCCCCTTGCCTGGCCAATCTTCGCCATCGCGTCAATCAGCGGATTTTCCAGAACCTGAGCGTTGCGCGAATCATTGCGCAGATTCTCGAAGAACATGGCATCCACGCCGATCGCTACCGGTTCCAGCTCGGCCACCCGTTACCGGATCGCGAATATTGCGTGCAGTACAACGAGTCCGACCTGCACTTCATCCAGCGCCTGTGTCAGGAAGACGGCTTGCATTACCACTTCCGGCACAGCCGCGACCGACACCTGCTGGTCTTTGGCGACGACCAGACCGTGTTCCCCCGCCTCTCTCGGCCAACACGCTTTAAACCGCACAACGCCATGGTGGCCGACAGGCCGGTAATTCAGCGATTCGACTATCGGCTCGAAACCCGACCCAACCACGCCTCCAGCCGCGCCTACGACTTTAAAAAGGCGCGTATGTTGCTGGAAGCGGATGCCCGCAATCCCGATCGGCATCTCCAGCCCGATCCCGGGGTTTACGAATACCCGGGACGCTACCTCGATCGCGAGCACGGCAAGCAACTGGCCCGGCGAGTCCTGGAAGGTCACCGCGCCGATGGTTGCCTGGGAGAAGGCGACAGCAATGAACCGGCGCTGTTGTCGGGGCATTTTTTGTCACTGGCCGAACATCCCGATCCGGCATTGAACGACCTGTGGCTGCTGACCGAAATCCGCCATGAAGGAAAGCAACCGCAAGTGTTGGAAGAGACCGCTGATCATGCGTCAGCCGATCCCGAGAAGGACTTCACCCAGGGCTATCGCAACCACTTCACGGCAACGCCCTGGGAGGCGATCCATCGACCACCGTTGCGCTACCGCAAACCCCACATTGGTTCGACCCAGACAGCGGTGGTCACCGGCCCGGAAGGCGAAGACATCCATTGCGACCCGTACGGCCGGGTCAAGGTGCAGTTCTTCTGGGATCGCGAAGGCCGCCACAACGACAAGAGCAGTTGCTGGCTGCGGGTGGCCTCGGGTTGGGCCGGCAATGCCCATGGCAGCGTGATCGTCCCGCGCGTGGGCATGGAAGTAATGGTGACGTTTCTCCACGGCGATCCCGACCGTCCGGTGATCAGCGGTTGCCTGAACAACAGCGCCAACCCGGTGCCCTACGAGTTGCCGACGCACAAGACCCGCAGCGTGTTTCGCTCCCGCAGTTCGCCGGACAGCACAGGCTTCAACGAGCTGATGATCGAAGACCGCGCGGGCCAGGAGCAGATTTACCTGCGCGCCCAGCGCGACCTGCGACAGAAGGTCGAGCACGACAGTCAGCTGGACATCGGCAACCAACGCCGGGAAACCATCAGGGGCAACAGCTTCAGCGCGCTGCACGCGGAAGAACACCGCATCGTCACCGGTCATCGCAAGACCCATCTCAAGGCCAGCGATTACCTGCACGTCGGCGACAGCAGCCACACCCGGGTCGGTCAATCACTGACAACCGAAACCGTCGGGCAGCTGTGCCTCAGCGCGGGCGAACATCTGGTGCTGGAGGCCGGAAAAAGCATCAGTCTGAAAGTCGGTGGCGAGCATTTTGTCCTCGATCACAGTGGCCTTTTCGGCAGCAGCGACCTGCTGATCGGCGGCGTGCCCGCGACCTTCCTGCGCGCCCCGTTGTTGCAGCCCGACGGTATTGAAGACCTGTCGGCGCCTGCGCCTTTGCCGCCATTGGTGGCGCCCTCACAACAGGCATTGATGGCCGCCAGCAAAACCCTGGGCGCGGATTTCTGCCCGATCTGCGAAGCCTGCTGCACAGGTGCGTGCCCGATCCCGGAGGCTGCCGCATGA